GCTGGGGAGGGGAAGAAGCGTTTGTCTGAGGATGGATTTGGCTAGCACACGTGTGGCTCAgcgaagaaggaaaaaaacaaacatctccatGAAATCTCCTCCATTCCAtgttccctcctcaccctccccataggGGTTGAACATTGGAAAAGAACAGTCAAAGATGCTGATTCTGAATACTCAACTTCTACCCCCTTGTCGTTCTAGAGCCGGGCACCATGGGCATCACGGGGGGCAACGTGTCGGCGGTGAGGGGGCAGCGGGTAGTCTTCGAGTGCCAGGCTACCGGATGGTACCCAGAGCCCAGCCTGACATGGCAGGTGAACAGCAGGAAGGTGGATGAGGGTCAGTACAACGTCAGCGCTGGAGTTGCAGCCGAGGGGCTCTATAACCGGACCAGTGCCCTCAGCATGCAGGCGCTGGAGACGTCTCACGTGGAGTGTCTGGCCTCTGTGTCGGCCCTTCCAGCGCCCCTGGCCAGCCGTGTCCGCTTGACTGTTTGTAAGAACCCACGCACAcgcatgcagaaacacacacagccacacacacacagccatacacaactaaacacacagccatacacaaCTAAACACACAGccacgtacatacacactaaCACGTACTGTATGGGGCACACTTTTGATTTTGCTCTCTTCCTCTTGCTGATCTGTTTACTCTGTTGTGGAATGCCAGGTCTCCAGTTTGATAAAACCTACTACGAACATAAAGAGTTCTTTTATAAAAGGTGGTCCTTGTCTCTTAAGACATCCTCCACGATCAAATGTCGTCGGATTTCTTCTGTGCATTTCATCTGATTAGTATTGAAAAATTATTCAATAGTCTACctttaacaataacaataaaacCCATTACCAAGGCTACACTCACAAAAACATCACTAACTTGAAATACGGTACGGTGCCTTCCGTTTCTTTTTTCATCAGGCCGCAACTTAcaaaatatattaatatattttttgcttGCAGTTGCAGAAGTGCTTGTGGAAGAGAAGGACCGCACGGCCCTCGTTGCAGTAGCGATCTCATCGTCCGCCATGCTCCTGTTCCTGCTCCTCAGCCTCTGCATTGTCCTCTGTTACAGACGGACGAGAAGAGCGAGTAAGcaccttttctcctcctcctatagCGCCCGCTGAAAAATGCCTGACCGCCGAGTGCCTTCCCGGGAACAATTAAAGTATAATGAAGAAGTAGCACGGTCACACGTTGTGACTTGGCAATGCCCACGCGCTGGCGCTCAGGCAAGGGCACCGGGGTTCACAACTCCAGTTGTCAGCAGAAAGCTTGAGTTGTGTGTGAAGTGCTTGCTCTGCGCCTGACCTCTCCCACCTGTCTGTAAAAGCCGTGGAGAACGTCCCccgtacagagagagacaggtgtcaAGGAGAGGTGAGCTGTACACAACACCCCCTGGTGGCCAGGGAAAGAACAGGCAGCCCTAGTCCAACaagataaatacatttatttcagTTACTCGTTTTGTTTTGTGTAATGTATTATAATAGCAAATTGATGATGTCATATGATGCTGCTTCAGAAATACCAAACTCTCCAAAGAGAGAGTTGTCTTAAATGCTCAAGTCAGATTCTTAAGGTTAAAGCTAAGTCATCGCCAGACAGTTTTCTGGAATGACCCCAATTCCTGTCACCTTTCTACCCTTAGGATTAATGTCTTACTGGTTTACCAGTCAGCAAATTAAAGTGGATGTGGTGCTCTAGTGCCTTTGGGGATGATAGACTGAGAAAAAGTGGGAGACAGggcaagaaaaagagacagaggatTCAGTcagagttaaagagagagagagagagcaaaagagagacagagagagagagctagagagagagagagctagagagagagagagagagaaagagagagagaaacagagggagagtgaggatgagaaagagcgagacagaaatgttttttttttaagtttctGGAGAACCATCTCTGAGGGGATGTTGTTTGGGTGGTGACTAGGAGAAGGTGGCCTGTTTGTGTGCGATAACAAAAAGTGCCCCTTAGTTATACGTTCGACTTCCTGTAATCCCTGTGACTGATTTGGGACCAGTGCAAATCAGGGCCATGATTTGGAGCGCTGGGATTATCTTAAAGGCAGGTGTGCCCTTCTCTTCTGCAACACTAGTCATCCTATAGTCTGCCATAGTACCTCTTCACTGTCATCGATCGAGGCTGCTTTTGCTTGTACAGATTCCCTTCAACACCTTGGGTCAAATCAACATAATCAGGAGGTTTCATATTGAACCAAATGGCAGGGCTCCAAGTCAATATGACTCTCCGTTTAGCAAAGTCACGGAAGCATTGCAATTACAGTGGGGAGAATAAGGATTAAGAATAGTCACCTTAATGACTTTGGACAGTGTGGGGtttaacaaaaataaaaactgtGGCAATTACTCCAACCGGAAAAGGGCCGGTTTAGAGTTGGCCAGGGGCGAGGACCATCTGTACTATTGTCTGACTATTTTCTTTGGCTTAAGCCAGGACCTTTGGGAAAGAAAGCAATGAGGATGTGAGATGAGATTTATTAACAGCCATCTTAGTTTCGGGCTCCACAAGTCAAATGTTACCGTGGGCTACGGTGTATGTGCTGGTTGGAAACTACTTGGATAAGTACCAGGGTATTTCCCAGCTGCCCGGCTCGATCAGGACTCTCAGTGAGAGTGATGAAATGAATGCATGCTCAGTGTGATGTAAGGACACTGGGATTCGTTTTTGTCTTTCAGAGTCGGGTCAAGCTGAAGCAGCAAGGTAACTCTCTTCGACCTTACTACAGTAACACTCACATCTAACTTTCTTCATGGAGGTGTACAACTATGAAACACCATGGAATGTCATAATTAGAACAAGATGACAAATGAAGATCCATTATCATCCTTGAGTATTTAGGTGGATGGGACTAGCCATCCATTAAATCATGAACAGAAACATTATTAAATAAGGAGCTATCACAGTAACGTCCCATGGATTAAGATATTTCATTAGTTCTTTGCTGGAGCAAATGCCATGCTTGAATAAgggaatttgaaaatgtaattaaacTGTATACAAAGCACTGTTTTTAATCTAATATACGGATATTTTGAGGCTGGCAATGTATTTGTGTTGTTTCTGTACTTATTAAAGATTAAATGTAAGCAGAGGTTAATGAAATTGTTCGAATAATGATAATTATTCATTTACAAAGAGCTTTTCACCAAGCCTGCTGTGCACTGGGAATTGTTTGTTTTGTACGCTGTTGATCACAAAACCCCCTGCTTCCGACAAGGTGGATGCACACTATCTTAAGGTTATCTTTTCCATTGCGTTGCTCCTGTGGGTTCCCTCAGGATAGACGAATCAGAGAGCAGAAGGAGCTCGGCTGCTGAGGTGACAGGGGGAAAGGTCAACCTGGGATATGCCGCAGAGGTCCTCACAGGTGAGCCTGTGACGTAGACACAGCCTACTCATTAAACAATGTTATTTCCTACAGTTAGTCACCGGTGAATTCTAGAAATCATTCAAATATGACATTTTGCCACATTTAATCTTTTTTTACACTGTGGGGAATTAAATAAATGAACAAAACTTAAATGTGTCTAAATCCATGACCGAATACAATGGTTTTTGGTAATCCAGTGTGATGTAATGACATGTACCATGTTCAAGCTAATATAACACCTTCCTGAGTGCAGGAGAAATGGTCAGAGGGGATGTCAGGTCAGGTAAAGTCCTGTTTTTCTCTCGACAGACATCGGCCACCATGACCTTCACGTGGATGCTCACAGCCAAACAGACTTTCAGTCTGGCACTCACAAGGTAACAAGAAAAAtatagagaggggaaagaggtacagtgagagaaaggagaggagaatcgAACTATAAATAGAAAGGTAGTGTaaagagagaggtgcagaaagAGTAgtgtaaagagagggagagaatgggggccacagagccacacactatCAGGGATATAGAAATATAAATAATATTCATCTATACAACTGATAGTAGGCTGGTGACATATGACAACAATTCAAACAGATCAATCTAAAAGGCTTGTAAACTGAATGACATGATATTAGGCTAATACCCCAGAAAACAAAGTGCAAAATGTCACCTCTTGGATATACAAGGTGACCACTACTTAATGTAAAGAATGTCCAATTTGTAGTCTATCAATACTTAAGGTAAGAGGACTTTGAAGAAGCTCCCTTAGGGATGGCTTAAGGTGACCCTGTTGTAATCGATTGACATATTGATCCCATTGGACACATACCAATAGGTGTATCCTAACATCTAGGGTTGACGAGAGGGGTATTTTGAAGTTGATCTGATTTGAGAAAATGTATGAAGAGCCTTCTGTTGATGGTTTGGCAGGTCCCTGATGTGGTGTCCTCCAGTGCCTTCTCAGAGCACAGTCCTGGTTTGGCCCACGTCAgcttggagggagaggaggcgacGAACATCCGAAGAGTCACCACGGTGTGATTGTAGAGTTATGAGATGGTTATGGTTAAGATGTATCGTACCGTTTTTATCCTTTTTCATCATTATCTTTGTCAAGAAGATATGTCTGGCCATGTTTTatccttttttgtattttttgttgaTTAATGTAAACTTACAGTGACTATGTACACTATATTTAACACTTTAAATCAGATATGTTTTTATTATAAATTGGTGTAAATCAGTAACTTCTTTACACAATTTTTGTATTTCCACAGCAACAATATCTTTTTTTACATTCATATGCACTGATATTGTATACTAAAATCAGCAACCACTGTTTGACATATTCTACGGAATGTTATATATTACAAATTTTGGAAAGAAGCACTCATCAGTTTCCATACATGGAAACATGGAATTAAGAAACCCAATATCTTTAAACCCACTGACTCATGCGATCATTGTTGATGTGGATATGTAAGACAATCGCTGTTTTAATCCTCTTGTTAGCAGTTACGCACATGCTTAACTCACCATCTTCATAATGGTTGGCTTGATTTCATTTTGTGGAATCTGACATGCAGACTATTGAGAGGGACAAAGCAGGTGACATtttccaggtgtgtgttgcCTGTGGTAGACTCCCAACATTTAAGGGGATCTCATCCTGTAAAAGAGATATAGTACATCAAAGTTGTCAACGTAAAAATGTGACTGTTCTTGCTTGACTCTGTCTACAACACTGCAATAACGTCATTTGTTTATCACTCCCTATTATGAGAGGATTTCTTCCATAACGTCATGAATTAATCATGGGAACATCAATAATGTATAATATTATGTTCTACAAAGATCCCCAAGGGTCAGAAAATACATCAGAAAATGACAACAGCCATCTTTGCCTACTCAGACATGGACTTCAGAAGGTAGCTTTGATGTCTCTATTAAACATGATTTGACCATTAGGATACCACGGGAATGATAAGGTAAATGCAACACTATCATGCTGGCTGAAGACCCACGTTCAAAAATGCCCAGTCAGTCGTTATGCTTTTCATATCAGTCTTTCTGAGCTCAAACCCAACATTAAAGCCAAGCACAGGAGTAACCAGACGCCTTGGCAGCCCCAGGTCAGCTAACGTTCCTCACAACTCACATGAGCAGGAACGAGAATCAGAAACGTTTAATCTAGGCAAGGTTTTTCACCAACAACAATAACTTTTTTTTGTCCACAGAAAGGTGCCGTATCTGCTTCATAGGTCCTTCTTTAACAAAATGATCATGCAAAGGGAGAGTGTCTCAACCCCTAATTCTTGATCCTCATCATCATTTTCTTAACTGGGGAGACAATGGCTTCAACAGCCACTAAATCCTGGAGAGGATGTTAACAGTGTACAGTACGACCACCATCTGGTGACATTTAATGATGCTTGGCAATGCATCTGTgatattgctacattcctgTACCAGAATGTACAAATGAAGGCCGTTTGAAGGACAATGGTGAGTACATTAGTGTATGTCCACCTATAGCACCACAGCAGCATTTCTGTGGGAAAACTAgcatttctgtaaaaaaaatccaaacatGCCTGATATCAATTTCAGGGCTAGTTTAGCACCTGATTGGCTAAGTCCTTTCATAGCTAGTTTTGAGGAACGCAATCAGTGGCTTAAGCTCTGTGGGAAGGCCGATTTAGCACGTTGATTTGTGCAACCTTGTTGGAGAGGACAGATCTGTGGACTCTCAGAGAATGCTTCCTAATGGTGGAAACTGGGTTATATCAAACTGTTGGTTAAAGTTCCTATACAGGATCAAATTTTAAACTAAAGAACATTTTGGCTATAATCCTACTGTCTGTTTAAATGCAGACAATGTCATGTTTCATTTAAGTTTGTTGTCTTGTGAATGCCAACTCAATCTCAACAGCCTGCAGATATAGGACTTAATAGGAAGTAAATTAAAGACATGGAGCATATTCACGGGTGACATTTCAGGGCATTCTACTCTGGCCTCCACTGTCAATTATGGCGTGAAGACAGGCTAGCATAATTGTGTACGCTATACCATTCCAAACATgtcccaccacacacaaacacactcactcacatactcCACACTCCACCCCCGCAATTTCAGCAAACGGTTGACGCGGTTCTTCCCTGTCTAGGAAATCCTCCACGACTAAGAATGAGGAGGAAAGGTACTTGTCCTCATCTGCTTTTTTCCCTTCTTCGTCTTTTGTCAACCTCTGCCACCAAAATGGTAGCTATTAAATAAATGAAAGGTCCTCTGGTGGCGCCTGACAAAGACCAGCGTGATATGAGAGGCCTATTACATGACCTGCTTCTTTGTTCTGTTTTCCAGACTAACTCTACCCTCCCAGGGGCTCACTTGTTGCGCCATGCTTCTCAATTACGCCTTTCAAACAGTGTATTCATATCGCACGGAGCCATCTAAAACCTCTACACTTGGGCCAAGCAAGGTGAGCTTTCACTGTGCCAAGGTCTTGGCAGCCTCcgccatctctccctcactcattctccgtctctcctcctcctcctcctcctcctcgtgtcTCTGTGTCGCTCGCCCCGCGCCCTGCTCAGGTTCTGGTGTGAGGCGACGGTCACGTTGACCCCGCTCTTGCTCAGGTGACACGCGGTGACACGCGTCGCCGTGCTTACGTCATCGccccgttccctctctctcggcgGTGGCTCCTGTCATTTCCAGCGGTTTCTCCTCCCCGACGTCTTGCGGGGTGTTGGCGATGCGGCAGATGTTCCAGGGGCCGATGACGAGAGGTGGCTCCCTCGCAACCTCCTGCTGCTTCCTGTAGCATTAGAAAGAGGGGTTGCTGGGCCTTCTCCTAATGCGTGAATAAATACGTTGAAACTTGGCTAACAGCTCCCTGGAGCTTGGCAGGTTGTCTCCAGTGTCTTCTTATGTGCTTTCTCCACTTCCTGTAGGACTGTGTGTATAGCTAAGGAGCCAGAGCTGCACTGTGGTGCGTGGTggaaatggagaaagagagaagcgcGCTTCGACGCAACAGCGCCACTGAACACTGACCTCAAAATGCCCGAAACGTGTACCTTTCAGGCATGTTTAAGCTGTGCTCCCTCAACAAGCTTGCGTTTCTGAGGATCGGAGTTTTCACCGGTACAGAGATTGATGGGGCAAATTCCTCTCGTTTCCAAACATCAAACGTGATGGCAAATCCATCTTTTGTCATTGACCCATGAACGTACATTTTCCAGAGTGCTACACACTGTCATTTCAATATGAATATGATAATAAGATGTAAAGCCTAAGAGCTCTTCATCATGCCTATAAATATCTATTCATGCATATTAGACCCCAGCAACATGGAAGGGCTCTGCCTCTTTAGGACACTCCTTTGTTGATGTGATTGACTTGAATTAAATGGGCCCTGTTGGCACTGGTCAGGGCAAACTAAACAGTTATGCTTGTGGTTGTGGCTCTTAGGGCCAACCCTGATGAATAACTTAACGCATCCTCCCCCTGATCGAAAACCGATGCTCTCAAGTGCATCTTAGCAGTATTGGGCACCAGTGATGTGCTTCCAAAACCAACCGTTTGCCACTGTATTAGATGTCGAGGCTATTAAAAGCAATTGGAGCCAAAACAAACTCCCCGATGAGACCCTGTTAGGGTAATTAAGGCTCTTTTAATTAGCTGAATAATGCAATTTGGGAGCGAGTGCAGTGGACCGGCGAAAGAGGAGTGTCAGGAGGCAAAGAGAAACCGACGCAGTGGTCCGTTGGTCGGTGTGAGACGGAGCGAGCGCTGCATGCCGCGTCCCTCAGGGACCCGGGGGCACACGAACTGGCTGTGGCTGGATCAGGAGCAGGGTGGAAAGAtggcctctgtctgtgtctggctaAAGCAGAGCACTTCCACTATTAAGCCTCCGAGGTGTcttcgttgtgtgtgtgtgtgtgtgtgtcccgccCAGCCCCGCACAtcttcagcctgtgtgtgtgtgtgcctgtctgttccCTGTGTGACTCACTGTGCTGTTTGTCAGATTCCATCCCATATCCTATTCCCCTGCAAAAGAGAGGCAGCAGTAGCTACTCTGTTTTTGGCAAATGAGGCTTACCAACAGAATCGACTGCACAGGCCCCCTGGAGAACTGCATCTTGGTTGAAGAAAAGATGTCCCTCACCAAGGTCACCTTTAGTCACACTAGAATGAAGATGACTGTGCAACAGCCTCCCACTGTAGACCCAGACTAATGTAAGCATTGTGGGAAAACTCCACATCGAAGCTTTTGTTTTCGTCTTTGCTTTTGTGGTAGCCGTTAATCCTATTAATAACTCAGTTGTAGAAAGCAAGACAGTGCTTTTTTGAGTGACACTTGCAAGGTACACGAAAAACCTTTGGGAGAAATTGTGTGCACTGGAATTATTCGTTGCAGTCGAATACTTTCTGCCTCATTTCTTCCGGGGTGCTATTTCTGCAGCATGTGTTTGTATTACCCCTGGCAATTCACTGGGAAGCATAAGTAAACCGAAAAGGAGTTTTTTGTTTCCACGGAACAAAAATAGAAAATGAATTCATGCTTTAATATCTTGATTTGGGGAATTGCTTTGTAGTGTGTTGCTAAGGGCTGCCCCATGCTGTTaaaagggagggatgagagtgtGTTGCATCACTTCACTGGCAGCCAGTGCTCTTGTATTCTGTCTTATTTCAGGAGAAGCTGACTTTTCTTCCTTTCCTTCACTAGCATCTTAGCCTGACCAGCATAGGATCCCATTTCATGACATTACAGAAAAGCAACTTCGAAAATACTGTATTTTAAATTAATAACCTGACAATACAGCATCTCATCGTTACAAAACGAAGTCTTATGCCAATCTGCATCCACCCCCACGCTCTCTTATACTCTGTCTGCAGTGGAAACTTCCCTAAAAGACCACATCTCTGTTCTAAAGTTGCTCAGGCAGCTGAATGCCACGGCCGAATTGGTCCGGCCCTCTTCCATATGCCTCGGCCCGCCCATCTGTCACAGTGCATGGGGCTCAGATGGCAGCGAGGCTGGCAGTGAGGGGGCAGCAGTTCAGCACATCAGCGCTTCTACAGACCACGTCCCCTGGCAGCTCTCGTCCTGTCTCCTGATAGATGACACCCGGGCTGCCAGTCTATGGGACTTATGCAACGGCCCCTCTGATAAAGTACCTACTCGGACTATTTACCATGGGCTCGATGCTCCTCCACCATCCTCAAGGTGGTTTATTAAAACAAAGGCCGTGAGGAATAAAGGGCTGGTATCCTGTGGTGTTAAAGAGCTCAGGCGTTTTTCTACAGGCTGCTAGCTTGTGGTTTTGGCCAAAAATATTCACCATGAAAAACACCATGCGTGGCAATGTTCTGGAACCATCCTGGAGTTGTCATAAGCATCAACTTTTCAATATACCGTAGCGTGAAAAACACAGTCCTGGACTGTATCTCAGCATGGCTATCAACTGTAGCGTTGGCGTTTGTTTAGATTGAGACACAAATGCCCCTGGGGCCTTCTCTCCGTTTTTTTGAGCACTGGATTCAATTCTTTCTGGGGATCTTCTGTGAGATAAAGGAGTCGGAGTATACCCTGCAGTGGGCTGTGACGTAGTTCACCTCTGGCTCTGTGAGAATAGTC
The genomic region above belongs to Osmerus eperlanus chromosome 11, fOsmEpe2.1, whole genome shotgun sequence and contains:
- the igsf5b gene encoding immunoglobulin superfamily member 5 codes for the protein MATMDNLMILLLTYTTQVELVMHLEPRTLTSLRGDQAQFTCSTNEDWEVMLWSVHNATVLTISAKYGILSKKPSVTAKNLSVGRTSRWEMVLERSERNHQGLLTCELPEIGKEAATLIVQEPGTMGITGGNVSAVRGQRVVFECQATGWYPEPSLTWQVNSRKVDEGQYNVSAGVAAEGLYNRTSALSMQALETSHVECLASVSALPAPLASRVRLTVFAEVLVEEKDRTALVAVAISSSAMLLFLLLSLCIVLCYRRTRRAKSGQAEAARIDESESRRSSAAEVTGGKVNLGYAAEVLTDIGHHDLHVDAHSQTDFQSGTHKVPDVVSSSAFSEHSPGLAHVSLEGEEATNIRRVTTV